The Bacteroidota bacterium sequence CCTGATACGGCCAAGCTCATTTTCTATGATATGAATTTCGTCAAGCAACTCATAGGGATTAAGTGATGTTTCTATTGCCACAGCCTGATTGTAAAAAGCATGGACATCATCAAACCCCCAAGGCTCGGATTCGTACAATGACGATTTTTCAATAACCTCGCCGGCATTGGTTTGCAGCAAAGTTACCGCCTTCTCCATATTGGCTTTCCTGTCGCCCAGGTTTCCGCCCAAAAGTAAATAAGCAATAGACATAAGCAAAATCCCCTAAAGGAACTACAAAAACACTTTTTTAAATTTCAATTCTTATGTTCCGATTCCAAAAACTTCTCAGCATGATAGGAAGACCTGACCAAAGGGGCACTTTCAATAAATTTGAATCCTTTTTGTTTTCCTATTTGCTTTAACTTTTCGAACTGTTGCGGGGTAATGTATTCTATCACCGGATAATTATTCCGCGTTGGTTGCAGGTACTGTCCGATGGTCAAAATCTGGCAACCGGCAGCCAAGAGGTCGTCCATGGTTTCAAGCACTTCTGCTTCAGTTTCGCCCAACCCGAGCATAATCCCGCTCTTGGAAACAATACCGGACTTTGAAATATAATCCAGAACTTTCAGGCTGCTATTGTATTGCGCCTTACTTCTGACCAATGGAGTCAACCGGCTCACGGTTTCAATATTATGGGATATTACATCAGGCCGGGCATCAATCACTTTCTGCAAATAGTCCATATTACCCTGAAAATCGGGGATCAGTACTTCCAAATTTGTAGTTGGATTTTTCTGTTTAATGGCCCTGATGGCTTCAGCCCAGAATGATGCCCCGTAATCAGGCAGATC is a genomic window containing:
- the folK gene encoding 2-amino-4-hydroxy-6-hydroxymethyldihydropteridine diphosphokinase, with the protein product MSIAYLLLGGNLGDRKANMEKAVTLLQTNAGEVIEKSSLYESEPWGFDDVHAFYNQAVAIETSLNPYELLDEIHIIENELGRIRQSQQYASRTMDIDILFYDNKVIASERLTIPHLQLPNRRFVLEPMNELNPSLVHPLLNKSMAQLLDNCPDTKLVKAIMEN
- the lipA gene encoding lipoyl synthase — protein: MEIKRKPDWLKIRISTHGDYQAVNELVQKHRLHTICESGDCPNKGECWSHGTATFMILGNICTRGCKFCNVATGKPLPVNPAEPEEVAESISVMKLKYAVVTSVDRDDLPDYGASFWAEAIRAIKQKNPTTNLEVLIPDFQGNMDYLQKVIDARPDVISHNIETVSRLTPLVRSKAQYNSSLKVLDYISKSGIVSKSGIMLGLGETEAEVLETMDDLLAAGCQILTIGQYLQPTRNNYPVIEYITPQQFEKLKQIGKQKGFKFIESAPLVRSSYHAEKFLESEHKN